The Mercurialis annua linkage group LG2, ddMerAnnu1.2, whole genome shotgun sequence genome contains a region encoding:
- the LOC126668089 gene encoding uncharacterized protein LOC126668089 produces MNLNFFIWNCQGAAKNDFLRTFISFCDCYNPSLVVLVEPRISGLKADKIIKRSGFDFSHRVEAQGFSGGIWILWKSNIHVSVMFNHRQFIHTKITVGATNDDFYFTAVYGSPHSPGRRTLWNDLTALGMDNNVPWLLAGDFNAILNAIDRRGGSHLRGLGCPHFNDFVDCNALIQLDFVGPALTWRRGNLMQRLDRALCNDKWLKKYPEAITHHLPRINSDHRPILVKLHNHKHNASGNKPFRFLASWLIHHDFQQVVKNCWSNNSSFTDNVHHFINNIRDWNTNVFGNVFK; encoded by the coding sequence atgaaTCTAAATTTTTTCATCTGGAATTGCCAAGGGGCagctaaaaatgattttttacgAACTTTTATCTCTTTTTGTGACTGTTATAACCCTTCGCTTGTTGTCTTAGTCGAACCTAGAATCTCAGGTCTCAAAGCGGACAAGATTATCAAGCGCTCCGGCTTCGATTTTTCTCATCGTGTGGAAGCTCAAGGTTTCTCCGGAGGCATTTGGATTCTCTGGAAATCTAACATCCACGTCTCTGTGATGTTCAATCATCGTCAGTTTATCCACACTAAAATTACTGTCGGTGCTACTAACGACGACTTCTATTTTACTGCTGTTTACGGAAGCCCCCATTCTCCTGGTCGTCGCACTCTTTGGAATGATCTTACTGCTCTTGGTATGGACAATAATGTTCCCTGGCTGCTCGCTGGTGATTTCAACGCCATTCTAAATGCCATTGACAGAAGAGGAGGCTCTCATCTAAGAGGCTTAGGCTGTCcacattttaatgattttgtgGATTGCAACGCCTTGATTCAGCTTGATTTTGTTGGTCCTGCTCTTACCTGGCGCAGAGGTAATCTCATGCAGCGCCTGGATAGAGCTTTGTGCAACGACAAGTGGCTCAAGAAATATCCCGAAGCTATCACCCATCATCTTCCGAGAATTAATTCTGATCACAGGCCCATCCTTGTGAAGCTTCATAATCACAAGCACAATGCTTCTGGCAACAAACCCTTCCGGTTCCTTGCGTCTTGGCTCATTCACCATGATTTTCAGCAGGTCGTCAAGAATTGTTGGAGCAACAACTCCTCTTTTACGGATAATGTGCACCACTTTATCAATAACATTCGCGATTGGAATACGAATGTCtttggtaatgtttttaaataa
- the LOC126668090 gene encoding uncharacterized protein LOC126668090 codes for MKENSLCNTSENSSLDDPDPNGSTKKVKIRSDNENSTLIEDSAMEVESNPSSPEPENHSPKASFKDKLLNSDKSSMDVQAELDPCLSLSDEDVEFGDEKGIPVINFSDRVHNFIAHNMKLCVIIRLLGKNIGYQTLYGRLMKLWKPKDYPSLVDLDNNFFLVRFYSMDDYINAVSGGPWVLFGHYLTVQPWSPSFSSDNTNATAVTAWVRFPGLPFQYYHNHILKAIAKTIGNVIRIDYNTEAKERGKFARIAINLDLTKPLISTIVIDGRSQRVEYEGLPIICFECGRYGHRETYCPYKNPIDAITGQGMTAPVNKNENPATMDEDGRYGPWMQVNRRRRNVENKGNNLQDNSKKSAGSRFGSLADLEEEDQGPSIINGKNAIQITKSSTAINDGPKRNLQKAQDIPANEKGKNKMHIPSLPSSKSPADMAMHPHAFNVPSGIDLVPGAHVVHLSNLTPSSTSLDPCKHSAVSASIPSTSSPVPSSSKAISAKGKLTTKNHDKAQSQWKVKINRNSKGSVKVRKKRESSIPLNTTIQDLISEMSNSLPVNSAGPVILKPDNLTGCRHTQVTDASHN; via the coding sequence ATGAAAGAAAATTCTCTCTGCAATACTTCTGAAAATTCCTCTCTCGACGACCCCGATCCCAACGGATCAACCAAAAAAGTAAAGATCCGTTCCGATAATGAGAATTCTACCCTCATTGAAGACTCTGCCATGGAAGTGGAAAGCAATCCCAGCAGCCCTGAACCTGAAAATCATAGCCCTAAAGCTTCGTTCAAAGACAAACTTCTCAACTCGGACAAATCCTCTATGGATGTCCAAGCTGAGTTAGATCCTTGCCTAAGCCTTTCTGACGAAGATGTTGAATTTGGAGACGAAAAAGGTATCCCGGTGATCAACTTCTCTGACAGAGTTCACAACTTCATTGCCCACAATATGAAGCTTTGTGTGATTATTCGCCTTCTTGGAAAGAACATTGGGTACCAAACTCTATATGGTCGACTTATGAAATTATGGAAACCTAAAGACTACCCCAGTCTTGTCGATTTAGATAACAATTTCTTCCTGGTTCGTTTTTACTCCATGGATGACTATATCAATGCTGTTTCTGGCGGTCCATGGGTTTTGTTCGGGCACTACCTAACTGTCCAACCTTGGAGTCCGTCCTTCTCCTCCGATAACACAAATGCCACTGCGGTCACTGCTTGGGTCAGATTTCCTGGTCTCCCTTTTCAGTATTACCACAATCATATATTGAAAGCTATAGCCAAAACAATTGGGAACGTTATTAGAATTGACTATAACACTGAGGCTAAAGAGCGTGGTAAATTTGCTCGTATAGCGATCAATCTCGACCTTACTAAACCCTTGATTTCTACGATTGTGATAGACGGACGATCACAAAGAGTGGAATATGAGGGGCTTCCTATTATTTGTTTTGAGTGCGGCAGGTATGGTCATAGGGAAACCTACTGTCCATATAAGAATCCTATCGACGCTATTACCGGCCAAGGTATGACTGCTCCGGTTAACAAAAATGAAAATCCGGCGACCATGGATGAAGATGGCCGTTATGGTCCTTGGATGCAAGTCAACAGACGAAGAAGGAATGTTGAGAACAAAGGAAATAATCTCCAGGATAATAGCAAGAAATCTGCTGGCTCCAGGTTTGGTTCTCTTGCTGATTTAGAGGAGGAAGATCAGGGTCCTTCTATAATTAATGGCAAGAATGCTATTCAAATTACCAAATCTTCTACTGCTATCAACGATGGGCCTAAAAGGAATTTACAAAAGGCACAAGACATACCTGCTAATGAAAAAGGTAAGAATAAAATGCATATTCCCAGCTTACCCTCTAGCAAAAGTCCTGCGGATATGGCCATGCATCCCCATGCATTCAACGTTCCCTCTGGTATTGACTTAGTTCCTGGCGCCCATGTTGTTCATTTATCAAATCTCACTCCCAGTAGTACCTCTTTGGATCCCTGTAAGCATTCTGCTGTCTCCGCTTCTATCCCCTCGACGTCATCGCCCGTTCCTTCTTCGTCCAAGGCCATCTCTGCTAAAGGAAAACTCACAACCAAAAATCATGATAAAGCTCAATCCCAGTGGAAAGTTAAAATCAATAGAAACTCTAAGGGTAGCGTTAAAGTGAGGAAAAAAAGGGAATCAAGCATACCTCTTAACACTACCATTCAGGACCTTATTTCGGAAATGAGCAACTCCCTCCCGGTTAATAGCGCAGGACCTGTTATTCTTAAGCCGGATAATCTGACTGGCTGCAGACACACTCAGGTGACCGATGCATCCCACAATTAA
- the LOC126670504 gene encoding uncharacterized protein LOC126670504: MGSEGEEIVVVEEKGIDISLKDLSRKLEEFAQARDWGKYHSPRNLLLAMVGEVGELSEIFQWRGEVEKGLPNWKESDKEHLGEELSDVLLYLIRLSDTCGIDLADAALKKIVKNAIKYPSDQIY, encoded by the exons ATGGGATCAGAAGGAGAGGAAATTGTTGTTGTAGAAGAGAAAGGCATTGACATTAGTCTGAAGGATCTCTCGAGGAAACTTGAAGAATTTGCTCAGGCCAGAGACTGGGGAAAGTATCATAGTCCCAGAAATCTTCTTCTTGCTATg GTAGGTGAAGTAGGAGAGCTATCAGAAATATTCCAGTGGAGAGGAGAGGTGGAGAAAGGATTACCAAACTGGAAAGAATCAGACAAGGAGCATCTTGGAGAAGAATTGTCTGATGTTCTGCTTTACCTTATTAGACTGTCTGATACTTGTGGCATTGATCTTGCTGATGCTGCTCTCAAGAAAATTGTCAAAAATGCTATCAAATACCCTTCTGATCAAATCTACTAA
- the LOC126670503 gene encoding glycolipid transfer protein 1, with the protein MASEGTVFTPSLEAMKHVKSEQGEMLTKPFLEVCKLILPVIDKFGAAMSLVKSDIGGNISRLENKYLSDPTKYTQLYSMVQEEIVAKTAKGSSSCTNGLLWLTRAMEFLVELFRNLLAHQDQTMSQACIDSYGKTLKRFHGWLASSSFTIAMKLAPDRKKFMEVIAGSGDIDGDMEKFCSSFSPFLDENHKFLASVGMDELKAS; encoded by the exons atggcgAGCGAAGGAACAGTGTTCACACCATCACTAGAAGCAATGAAACATGTGAAATCTGAGCAAGGAGAAATGCTCACCAAACCTTTCTTGGAAGTCTGCAAATTGATTTTGCCTGTAATAG ATAAGTTTGGTGCTGCTATGTCACTTGTAAAATCTGATATCGGCGGTAACATATCg AGATTGGAGAATAAGTATTTAAGTGATCCAACTAAGTACACTCAGTTGTACTCTATGGTTCAAGAGGAGATTGTTGCTAAAACTGCTAAAGGTTCTTCTAGTTGTACTAATGGTCTTCTTTGGCTAACCAg AGCAATGGAGTTCCTTGTGGAACTGTTCCGCAATCTACTTGCTCATCAGGATCAGACTATGTCTCAAGCATGTATAGATTCTTATGGCAAGACACTGAAACGATTTCATGGCTGGCTTGCAAGTTCAAGTTTCACG ATTGCTATGAAGCTTGCACCAGATAGGAAGAAGTTCATGGAAGTGATAGCAGGCTCAGGTGATATTGATGGTGACATGGAAAAATTTTGCTCATCCTTTTCGCCATTTCTTGACGAGAATCACAAATTCCTG GCTAGTGTTGGTATGGATGAACTGAAAGCTTCATAA
- the LOC126670502 gene encoding CRIB domain-containing protein RIC5-like has protein sequence MKGLLRGFRYISQIFDEKEPEMEIGFPTDVKHVAHIGWDGPSVSKPSWMNDFQSAPELTSETANPMSTDTSQGEKQKRRSRRQANALGTSPVNSPNRKSSEGSKHSRRQTTTGIESGSPVNSPPPKNSRRLRSSNTSMDSPTRDSGSARGTRRNQTSAESPVREQPAIPRHSRGKKNKEASRFKDKNSNASSMLASSDCAFEPCEAVQVPVQGTKNYASHLTSVLELYDEEDRVGKLDRERCSNATC, from the exons ATGAAAGGTCTATTAAGAGGTTTTAGATATATTTCTCAAATTTTTG ATGAGAAAGAACCCGAAATGGAAATTGGATTTCCTACGGATGTAAAGCACGTTGCTCATATCGGATGGGACGGTCCTTCTGTCTCTAAGCCAAGCTGG ATGAATGATTTTCAATCTGCTCCAGAGCTAACAAGTGAGACTGCAAATCCTATGTCAAcag ATACTAGCCAGGGCGAAAAGCAGAAGCGTAGGTCGCGGCGACAAGCAAATGCGCTAGGCACATCACCAGTGAATTCTCCGAATCGAAAAAGCAGTGAAGGATCGAAGCATTCTAGGCGTCAAACAACTACTGGCATTGAGTCAGGTTCGCCCGTAAATTCGCCCCCGCCCAAGAACTCGAGGCGCTTACGCTCTTCAAACACCTCAATGGATTCTCCAACTCGGGATTCGGGTAGTGCTAGAGGGACGAGGCGGAATCAGACATCAGCTGAATCACCTGTCCGAGAACAACCAGCTATTCCGAGACATTCTCgtggaaagaaaaataaagaagcGTCGAGATTTAAAGACAAGAACTCTAATGCATCAAGCATGTTGGCCTCGTCCGATTGTGCATTTGAACCGTGTGAAGCTGTGCAGGTTCCGGTGCAGGGAACAAAGAATTATGCCAGCCATCTTACTTCAGTTTTGGAGCTATACGACGAAGAG GATAGAGTTGGAAAGCTGGATAGAGAAAGGTGTTCGAATGCGACATGCTAA
- the LOC126669482 gene encoding kinesin-like protein KIN-10A: MAPITPASSSKSNHQTHSFKTPQSKHRLNFNSTRLQTHPSPNPNSTPLKETIQGDHPIEVVGRIRDFPDKKEKPTPSILQINPNNQALRVRADIGYRDFSLDGVSFSEEEDLDSFYEKFVQSRINGVRLGQKCTIMMYGPTGSGKSHTMFGCSKQPGIVYKSLKDILGDGGDDGSGEGFEAVSTAFVQVTVLEIYNEEIYDLLSSNVGGGFGFGWPKGGSGSKVRLEVMGKKAKNATYISGTEAGKISKEIQKVEKRRIVKSTLCNDRSSRSHCLIILDVPTVGGRLMLVDMAGSENIEQAGQTTFEAKMQTAKINQGNIALKRVVESIANGDSHVPFRDSKLTMLLQDSFEDDKSKILMILCASPDPKEIHKTICTLEYGAKAKCIVRGPHTPTKDKIGTDDPLAVSKIAAMDQFIYKLQMESKLREREKNEAHKQLQKKEQEIAALRALIEEKGSAVSEEEINLKVNERTMMVRAQLEKKLEECQRMAEEFVELERRRMEERMLQQQQEVEMLRKRLEEIEVELRRSKDENNVNTSREIEGSSFARRLLDVYADEESGMVKSMDLDKSMDLDMGGQESFTPFSNRTLACYPHLNNLNLAVADQNALTAAYGGKACLSTVYEEEEVEEEEHKHNAEDEVVEKEVIEVKRIIGGSGNIDSGSHQKHEELDSADARRARIQNIFTLCGNYRELSHHNGTPAPAKEMFEDDIPQSSPLMTPLGNSVTRIPGKENLPLQKNLSDTMEMASKENYNPSNPLKENNDSQIDVHVKWEASKGHNGKFITTLKVVKDATLTDLRKLIEIYLAADSKAFSFLVLGDPSGAPIPKEKESAVQAIKLPMCNNQTHGYLACLRPANYSPLSPVPATPFASLENKLPVTPNACLPLQCDGLSPKLAQHLNSTPFIALRKH, from the exons atggCACCAATTACACCTGCATCTtcttcaaaatcaaaccaccaAACCCACTCTTTCAAGACTCCACAGTCTAAACACCGTCTAAATTTCAACTCAACAAGGCTCCAAACTCACCCATCTCCAAACCCTAACTCAACCCCACTTAAAGAAACAATTCAAGGAGACCACCCAATTGAAGTTGTTGGCAGAATCCGTGATTTTCCTGACAAAAAAGAAAAACCCACTCCCTCAATCTTGcaaattaaccctaataatCAAGCTCTTAGGGTTCGAGCCGATATCGGGTACCGAGATTTTTCTCTTGATGGGGTTTCGTTCTCTGAGGAGGAAGATCTTGATTCCTTCTATGAGAAGTTTGTTCAGTCTAGGATTAATGGTGTTAGATTAGGTCAGAAATGTACTATTATGATGTATGGGCCCACCGGATCGGGAAAGAGTCACACCATGTTTGGCTGCTCCAAGCAGCCTGGAATTGTGTACAAGTCATTGAAGGACATTTTGGGAGATGGAGGAGATGACGGGAGTGGAGAGGGATTCGAGGCGGTGTCTACGGCATTTGTTCAAGTTACTGTCTTGGAGATATATAATGAGGAAATTTATGATCTTTTGTCGAGTAATGTTGGTGGGGGATTCGGGTTTGGGTGGCCTAAGGGTGGCAGTGGATCCAAG GTACGACTAGAAGTGATGGGAAAAAAGGCCAAAAATGCCACTTACATATCAGGGACTGAAGCTGGAAAAATTTCCAAGGAGATTCAGAAAGTGGAGAAGCGTAGGATAGTTAAGAGTACCCTTTGCAACGATCGGAGTTCTAGGAGCCATTGTCTG ATAATTCTGGATGTCCCTACCGTGGGGGGACGACTGATGCTGGTTGATATGGCAGGCTCGGAGAACATAGAACAGGCTGGGCAAACTACTTTTGAAGCTAAGATGCAG ACTGCTAAGATCAACCAAGGAAATATAGCATTAAAGAGGGTGGTTGAGTCAATTGCTAATGGAGATTCGCATGTGCCCTTTAGAGACAGCAAGTTGACAATGCTGCTCCAG GACTCCTTTGAAGATgataaatccaaaattttgaTGATACTATGTGCAAGTCCAGACCCAAAGGAGATACATAAGACCATCTGCACTCTTGAATATGGAGCAAAAGCAAAATGTATTGTGCGCGGTCCTCATACACCAACTAAAGATAAAATTGGCACTGATGATCCTTTAGCAGTCTCCAAGATAGCTGCCATGGATCAATTCATATATAAGCTACAAATGGAGAGCAAACtcagagagagagaaaaaaatgaagCTCACAAGCAGCTCCAAAAGAAAGAACAGGAGATTGCTGCACTGAGAGCGCTTATTGAAGAGAAGGGATCTGCAGTAAGCGAAGAAGAGATCAATTTGAAAGTGAATGAGCGCACAATGATGGTGAGAGCTCAGTTGGAAAAGAAGCTGGAGGAGTGTCAAAGAATGGCTGAAGAGTTTGTTGAATTGGAGAGGAGGAGAATGGAGGAAAGAATGCTGCAGCAGCAGCAGGAAGTTGAAATGCTGAGAAAGCGTTTGGAAGAAATTGAAGTTGAGCTACGCCGTTCAAAGGATGAAAATAATGTGAATACATCAAGAGAAATTGAGGGAAGCAGCTTTGCCAGAAGGCTGTTGGATGTTTACGCCGACGAGGAGTCTGGAATGGTGAAATCAATGGATTTGGATAAATCAATGGATTTGGACATGGGTGGTCAAGAATCATTTACGCCGTTTAGCAATAGAACTTTGGCTTGCTACCctcatttaaataatttgaatCTGGCGGTGGCTGATCAAAATGCTTTGACAGCAGCATATGGTGGTAAAGCATGTCTAAGCACTGTATACGAGGAAGAAGAAGTAGAAGAAGAGGAACATAAACATAATGCGGAAGATGAAGTAGTGGAAAAGGAAGTAATAGAGGTAAAGAGAATCATCGGTGGTTCTGGGAATATTGATTCAGGCTCTCATCAGAAACATGAGGAACTTGATAGTGCTGATGCAAGACGAGCTAGAATCCAAAACATATTTACACTTTGCGGAAACTACAGGGAGCTTTCGCATCACAATGGAACCCCAGCACCTGCAAAGGAGATGTTTGAAGATGATATTCCTCAGTCATCTCCATTAATGACACCTCTAGGAAATTCTGTCACTAGAATTCCTGGAAAAGAAAACTTGCCACTTCAGAAAAATCTATCTGATACAATGGAAATGGCTTCAAAGGAGAATTACAACCCCAGCAACCCCTTGAAAGAAAACAATGATTCACAGATAGATGTACATGTGAAATGGGAGGCATCAAAAGGACATAATGGAAAATTCATCACCACGCTTAAGGTTGTGAAGGACGCGACACTTACTGATCTGCGAAAGCTGATTGAAATCTATCTTGCTGCAGATAGTAAAGCATTTAGCTTTCTTGTGCTGGGG GATCCAAGTGGAGCGCCTATTCCGAAGGAGAAGGAATCAGCAGTCCAGGCAATCAAACTTCCTATGTGCAACAACCAAACTCACGGCTACCTTGCTTGCCTGCGACCAGCGAATTATTCTCCATTAAGCCCCGTTCCAGCTACTCCATTTGCTTCCTTGGAAAACAAGCTACCAGTCACCCCAAACGCGTGCTTGCCGCTGCAGTGTGATGGTTTGTCACCAAAACTGGCTCAACACTTAAATTCTACTCCCTTCATCGCTCTTAGAAAACATTAG
- the LOC126667708 gene encoding plastid-lipid-associated protein 6, chloroplastic: MDSVTTSLKTTSSLLHPLRYLSHSVTVKSFSRLPVPYKRCRFDSIKVSRRGGVVVVKSAVDNVSLLDSLPSVNGKTELVASLKLKLLSSVSGLNRGLAATEDDLQKADTAAKELEDAGGLVDLSADIDKLQGRWKLIYSSAFSSRTLGGSRPGPPTGRLLPITLGQVFQRIDVVSNDFDNIVELQLGAPWPIPPLEVTATLAHKFELIGSAKVKITFQKTTVKTTGNLAQLPPLDIPQLPEALRPQSNTGSGDFEVTYVDADTRITRGDRGELRVFVIA; encoded by the exons ATGGATTCTGTTACTACTTCTCTAAAAACAACATCCTCTCTTCTTCACCCACTTCGTTATCTTTCTCATTCTGTTACCGTTAAATCTTTCTCCAGATTACCTGTACCATACAAACGCTGTCGTTTTGACAGCATCAAAGTCTCGAGAAGGGGTGGTGTTGTTGTTGTAAAGTCTGCTGTTGACAACGTTAGTCTCCTGGACTCACTTCCGTCTGTAAATGGAAAAACTGAGCTTGTTGCTTCTTTGAAGCTCAAATTGCTG AGTAGTGTTTCTGGTCTGAACAGAGGTCTTGCTGCTACTGAAGATGATCTACAGAAGGCAGATACTGCTGCTAAGGAGCTTGAAGATGCAGGAGGACTTGTAGATCTTTCAGCTGATATTGATAAGTTGCAAGGAAGATGGAAGCTGATATACAGCAGTGCGTTTTCATCTCGTACTCTAGGCGGGAGTCGTCCCGGGCCTCCCACTGGAAGGCTGCTTCCAATAACTCTAGGCCAG GTTTTTCAACGGATTGATGTCGTAAGCAATGATTTCGACAATATAGTAGAGCTTCAATTAGGTGCTCCGTGGCCAATACCGCCTCTGGAAGTGACCGCCACTTTAGCCCACAAATTTGAACTTATCG GATCTGCAAAGGTCAAAATAACTTTTCAGAAAACTACTGTGAAGACAACCGGAAACTTAGCCCAACTTCCGCCATTGGATATACCTCAACTCCCCGAAGCATTAAGGCCTCAATCCAACACTGGAAGCGGTGATTTCGAAGTAACCTACGTTGATGCTGATACTCGTATAACCAGGGGAGATAGAGGAGAGCTAAGGGTATTTGTTATCGCATAG
- the LOC126667707 gene encoding KIN14B-interacting protein At4g14310 — protein sequence MSAPSTRRLKDRNGIAGPKIAAVQKPKKIITPISNSTPNPCSALKKSTSGVENPGLNSRTQKPTIRSVPRVDKVAASAAVVVPRSDGSESRMRWSTSSVPRGRSSSPSDFIRVFRDSRVCKGESDNREVSSAEKKNRTRNSVDSKENGRFSVGVERNEKSLSRMKVSGGNFNNVMQLRKVSDVGNVGVKFDKLSVDSSGSDCKVGCSNELSEKRSKIKVLENLKDKGLFEDSIGSKVGVKYPSKIYEKVAFLEGKVKRIASDIKRTKEMLDMNNPDASKKTLSAIQDKLSGIEKVIRNVGGDSSKKIVNEVGGDSLRISVNEVGEKETVVRSKNERVDQVKGSVKGLNSEELEARLFPHHKLLRNRILLKETLGSSQLHIESTSEPKIKEMMLSPVEENTIALEFLASLNKQDTKVTLRDTVVGFESSEVKETENAESSSKPDSSNVPHRKSEEEPFLTSEETLDEFDDQENKQVHVTAEETEDTCVFQVNEIGTKSSTGGWFVSEGESVLLAHDDGSCSFYDIANCEEKAVYKPPEGVSPNIWRDCWIVRAPSADGCSGRYVVAASAGSTLDSGFCSWDFYTKDVQAFHMEDAEAPISRTVLGPIPNSAMYRRNISSTSVLPETRQWWYRPCGPLIVATASSQRVVKIFDVRDGEQIMKWEVQKPVLAMDNSSPLQWRNRGKVVIAETEAISVWDVNSLNQQSLLSISSSGRKISALHVNNTDAELGGGVRQRVSSSEAEGNDGVFCTSDSINILDFRHPSGIGLKIPKVGGNVQSVFTRGDSVYIGCTNAKSEGKKELYSQVQKFSLRKQGVVSYYTMPESNAHPHHSAITQVWGNSDSVMGVCGLGLFVFDAVKDDEAQSSAAGDSCCTQNVKDVIGPNDLYSPSFDYMSSRVLIISRDRPALWSYLK from the exons ATGTCAGCTCCATCGACTCGCCGTCTCAAAGACCGAAATGGCATCGCCGGTCCCAAAATCGCCGCCGTGCAGAAACCCAAAAAAATTATCACCCCAATTTCAAATTCTACCCCAAACCCTTGTTCCGCCCTTAAAAAATCAACTTCCGGCGTAGAGAATCCCGGGCTCAATTCTCGGACCCAGAAGCCCACGATCCGATCAGTGCCACGTGTTGATAAAGTTGCCGCGTCAGCCGCCGTGGTTGTTCCGAGGAGTGACGGAAGTGAAAGTCGAATGCGGTGGTCAACTTCATCGGTGCCAAGAGGTAGGAGTTCAAGCCCATCTGATTTCATTAGGGTTTTTAGAGATTCTAGGGTTTGTAAAGGAGAGAGCGATAATCGTGAGGTGTCGAGTGCAGAGAAAAAGAATAGGACTAGAAACTCTGTAGATAGTAAAGAAAATGGTCGGTTTAGTGTTGGAGTTGAGAGAAATGAGAAGAGTTTAAGCCGGATGAAAGTTTCGGGTGGAAATTTTAATAATGTAATGCAGTTAAGAAAAGTTAGTGATGTTGGTAATGTCGGTGTTAAattcgataagttatctgtagATAGTTCTGGGTCTGATTGTAAAGTCGGTTGCTCTAACGAGTTAAGTGAGAAAAGAAGCAAAATTAAGGTCTTGGAAAATTTGAAAGACAAGGGTTTGTTTGAAGATAGTATAGGCAGTAAGGTTGGCGTTAAATATCCGAGTAAAATTTATGAGAAGGTTGCTTTTCTAGAAGGAAAAGTGAAGAGGATTGCGTCTGATATTAAGAGGACTAAGGAGATGTTGGATATGAATAATCCTGATGCGTCTAAGAAGACACTATCAGCTATTCAGGATAAGCTTTCTGGGATCGAGAAGGTGATTAGAAATGTTGGAGGTGATTCTTCGAAAAAAATTGTGAATGAAGTTGGAGGTGATTCTTTGAGAATTTCTGTGAATGAAGTTGGAGAGAAGGAGACTGTTGTGAGGAGTAAAAATGAGAGAGTGGATCAGGTGAAGGGTTCTGTTAAAGGGTTGAACAGTGAAGAACTTGAAGCAAGGCTTTTTCCTCATCATAAGTTGCTTAGAAATCGAATTTTGTTGAAGGAAACATTAGGAAGTTCACAGCTTCATATTGAATCAACCAGTGAACCAAAGATCAAGGAGATGATGTTAAGTCCTGTTGAAGAAAATACAATTGCACTTGAGTTTTTGGCTTCACTTAATAAACAAGACACAAAGGTAACTCTCAGAGATACAGTTGTGGGTTTCGAATCTAGTGAAGTCAAAGAAACTGAGAATGCTGAATCTTCGAGCAAGCCCGATTCTTCAAATGTGCCACACAGGAAGAGTGAGGAGGAGCCCTTTCTCACTTCTGAGGAGACACTTGATGAGTTTGATGACCAGGAAAATAAACAGGTGCATGTAACTGCTGAAGAGACTGAAGATACTTGTGTCTTTCAAGTGAATGAAATAGGCACAAAAAGTTCAACAGGAGGTTGGTTTGTTTCAGAGGGAGAGTCTGTTCTTCTCGCTCATGATGATGGGTCATGTTCCTTTTATGATATCGCCAATTGTGAG GAGAAGGCTGTATACAAGCCTCCAGAGGGAGTATCACCTAACATTTGGAGAGATTGCTGGATAGTACGTGCACCTAGTGCTGATGGATGCTCAGGGAGGTATGTAGTGGCTGCATCTGCTGGAAGTACTCTTGATTCGGGTTTTTGTTCGTGGGATTTCTATACCAAAGACGTGCAAGCTTTTCACATGGAGGATGCAGAAGCACCCATTTCAAGAACAGTACTAGGTCCCATACCCAACAGTGCCATGTATAGAAGAAATATATCGTCTACTTCCGTGTTGCCAGAAACTCGACAATGGTGGTATAGACCATGCGGACCTCTAATTGTGGCTACTGCCTCCTCCCAAAGGGTAGTCAAAATATTTGATGTGCGCGATGGGGAGCAAATAATGAAATGGGAAGTGCAGAAGCCTGTTTTAGCAATGGATAATTCAAGTCCTTTGCAGTGGAGAAACAGAGGAAAGGTTGTTATAGCTGAAACAGAAGCAATATCAGTGTGGGATGTGAATTCTCTGAACCAACAATCACTACTATCTATCTCTTCGTCTGGTCGAAAAATCTCTGCTCTACATGTTAATAACACTGATGCTGAATTAGGTGGTGGGGTTCGGCAAAG AGTAAGTTCTTCAGAAGCTGAAGGAAATGACGGCGTCTTCTGCACTTCCGACTCAATTAATATATTAGATTTCCGCCATCCATCTGGTATTGGTCTTAAGATACCAAAAGTCGGTGGAAATGTGCAGTCAGTTTTCACTCGTGGAGACTCTGTCTACATTGGCTGTACAAATGCAAAGTCTGAAGGGAAAAAAGAACTTTACTCGCAGGTCCAGAAGTTTTCGTTGCGCAAACAGGGGGTAGTCAGCTATTACACGATGCCAGAATCCAATGCTCACCCGCACCACTCAGCCATAACACAGGTTTGGGGGAACTCCGACTCGGTGATGGGTGTTTGTGGGCTAGGGTTGTTCGTCTTTGACGCAGTGAAAGATGACGAGGCGCAGTCTTCCGCTGCCGGTGATAGCTGTTGTACACAAAATGTTAAAGATGTCATTGGTCCAAATGACTTGTATTCTCCATCTTTTGACTACATGTCGTCACGTGTGCTCATTATATCAAGAGATCGTCCGGCACTGTGGAGCTACTTAAAATAG